One stretch of Candidatus Cloacimonas sp. DNA includes these proteins:
- a CDS encoding exopolyphosphatase — protein sequence MQIATIDCGSNSLKCLIAEKRGEGFICLKDLRFQTRLASALNKQDFLSLAAQDRTIAILKNLQENVFSAYKIEEIRAVGTEAIRRAINKQEFVNRIVQETGIKLTIIDEAQEAFLEWKGVLSGVKKPLQPITIFDSGGASTEIINGDKGLIHKATCFPVGAVNFTKRYVHSDPISQADFEELVKNVYLNLPRSFKIQDTFIGAGGGVYVCACVASEGRISSPEEADGYEITLNELERQIYLYITTNLEQRKQIPGMEGERADIMLAADLIYWTLLKASGKDNFIVSTRGIRQGLVII from the coding sequence ATGCAAATAGCGACTATAGATTGCGGTTCCAATTCCCTCAAATGTCTGATTGCCGAAAAGAGGGGAGAGGGATTTATTTGTCTGAAAGACCTAAGATTTCAGACCCGTCTTGCGTCTGCCCTAAACAAACAAGATTTTCTCTCCTTAGCAGCTCAGGATAGGACAATCGCTATTTTAAAAAATTTGCAGGAGAATGTATTTTCTGCTTACAAAATTGAAGAAATTCGCGCTGTCGGCACAGAAGCAATCCGCAGAGCCATTAATAAACAAGAATTTGTAAACCGTATTGTTCAAGAAACAGGAATTAAATTAACTATTATTGATGAAGCACAGGAAGCATTTTTGGAATGGAAAGGAGTGCTGAGCGGGGTTAAAAAACCCTTACAACCAATAACTATTTTTGACAGCGGAGGAGCCAGCACAGAAATTATCAACGGGGACAAGGGACTTATCCATAAAGCAACCTGTTTTCCTGTGGGAGCTGTGAATTTTACAAAAAGATATGTTCACAGCGATCCCATTTCCCAAGCTGACTTTGAGGAATTGGTTAAGAATGTTTACCTAAATTTACCCCGATCCTTTAAAATACAGGATACTTTTATCGGTGCCGGGGGAGGGGTCTATGTCTGTGCCTGCGTTGCTTCCGAGGGTAGAATTTCTTCTCCAGAAGAGGCAGATGGCTATGAAATAACCTTAAACGAACTGGAAAGACAAATTTACCTTTATATAACGACAAACCTTGAACAGCGTAAACAAATTCCCGGAATGGAAGGTGAGCGAGCCGATATTATGCTGGCTGCTGACTTGATTTATTGGACTTTACTGAAAGCCAGTGGCAAAGATAATTTTATTGTCTCTACTCGCGGAATTAGACAGGGCTTAGTTATAATATGA